The proteins below come from a single Corylus avellana chromosome ca3, CavTom2PMs-1.0 genomic window:
- the LOC132176286 gene encoding UDP-glucuronate 4-epimerase 3-like has product MLTKISHLDNLPSTPGKFKPDKSSPYINRLRSQSKLILWSSFFAAFTLLFYLFSTPFVGPPTSSRRALGSDSWGGRDWERRVSRSARRRSESGLTVLVTGAAGFVGTHVSVALKRRGDGVLGFDSFNHYYDPNLKRARQRLLDRAGVFVVEGDINDASLLQKLFDVVAFTHVMHLAAQAGVRYAMQNPGSYVHSNIAGFVNLLEVCKSANPQPSIVWASSSSVYGLNSKVPFSEKDRTDQPASLYAATKKAGEEIAHTYNHIYGLSITGLRFFTVYGPWGRPDMAYFFFTKDILKGKPIKIFEAANHGAVARDFTYIDDIVKGCLGALDTAKKSTGSGGKKKGPAQLRVFNLGNTAPVPVTELVSILEKLLKVRAKRLVLPMPRNGDVRFTHANISLAHRQLGYRPTTDLETGLKKFVRWYLDYYVEKKRSAW; this is encoded by the coding sequence ATGTTGACCAAAATCTCCCACCTTGACAACCTCCCGTCCACCCCCGGAAAGTTCAAACCTGACAAATCCTCACCGTACATTAACCGTCTCCGATCCCAGTCCAAACTCATCCTCTGGTCCTCCTTCTTCGCTGCCTTCACTCTCTTATTCTATCTCTTCTCCACTCCTTTCGTGGGTCCACCCACATCGTCACGCCGAGCCCTCGGCTCCGACTCCTGGGGCGGCCGTGACTGGGAACGCCGCGTGAGCCGCTCTGCCCGCAGGCGCTCGGAGTCCGGTCTGACCGTTCTCGTCACCGGGGCGGCCGGTTTCGTCGGGACCCACGTCTCCGTGGCGCTCAAGCGGCGCGGCGACGGCGTGCTCGGCTTTGACAGCTTCAACCACTACTACGACCCGAACCTCAAGCGCGCACGCCAGCGGCTCCTGGACCGCGCTGGGGTGTTCGTCGTGGAGGGCGACATCAACGACGCGTCACTCCTCCAGAAGCTCTTCGACGTCGTGGCGTTCACCCACGTGATGCACCTGGCGGCGCAGGCCGGCGTGCGATACGCGATGCAGAACCCTGGCTCGTACGTGCACAGCAACATCGCTGGGTTCGTGAACCTCTTAGAAGTCTGCAAGTCTGCGAATCCGCAGCCATCGATCGTGTGGGCGTCTTCGAGTTCGGTCTACGGGTTAAATTCCAAGGTACCCTTTTCGGAAAAGGACCGGACTGACCAACCGGCGAGCCTGTACGCGGCAACGAAGAAGGCCGGTGAGGAAATTGCGCACACctataatcatatatatggtCTTTCGATTACTGGGTTGCGGTTTTTCACTGTGTACGGGCCATGGGGTCGGCCGGACATGGCGTATTTCTTCTTCACGAAGGATATTCTGAAGGGGAAGCCAATTAAGATATTCGAGGCAGCTAATCATGGGGCGGTGGCGAGGGATTTCACGTACATTGATGACATTGTGAAGGGGTGCTTGGGGGCGTTGGACACGGCGAAGAAAAGCACTGGGAGTGGTGGGAAGAAGAAGGGTCCGGCGCAATTGAGGGTCTTCAACTTGGGGAATACGGCGCCGGTGCCGGTAACCGAGCTTGTAAGCATATTGGAGAAGCTTCTGAAGGTGAGGGCTAAGAGGCTGGTGTTGCCAATGCCCAGAAATGGGGATGTGAGGTTTACACACGCCAATATAAGTTTGGCGCACAGGCAGCTCGGGTATAGGCCTACCACCGATTTGGAGACGGGGCTCAAGAAGTTCGTGCGGTGGTACCTCGATTACTATGTGGAGAAGAAAAGGAGTGCCTGGTGA